From a region of the Panicum virgatum strain AP13 chromosome 2K, P.virgatum_v5, whole genome shotgun sequence genome:
- the LOC120665630 gene encoding zeta-carotene desaturase, chloroplastic/chromoplastic-like gives MASVAATSTLAPALAARRRRERPGMGPLPLPLPQRRAAVVRCSLESNVSDMGVNAPKGLFPPEPEHYRGPKLKVAIIGAGLAGMSTAVELLDQGHEVDLYESRPFIGGKVGSFVDRQGNHIEMGLHVFFGCYSNLFRLMKKVGADNNLLVKEHTHTFVNKGGAVGELDFRFPVGAPLHGIQAFLRTNQLKVYDKARNAVALALSPVVRALVDPDGALQQVRDLDDVSFSDWFMSKGGTRESITRMWDPVAYALGFIDCDNISARCMLTIFTLFATKTEASLLRMLKGSPDVYLSGPIKKYITDRGGRFHLRWGCREVLYEKSPDGETYVKGLLLSKATSREIIKADAYVAACDVPGIKRLLPSEWRDWEMFDNIYKLDGVPVVTVQLRYNGWVTELQDLEKSRQLEKAVGLDNLLYTPDADFSCFSDLALSSPADYYIEGQGSLIQAVLTPGDPYMPLPNEEIISKVQKQVVELFPSARGLEVTWSSVVKIGQSLYREAPGNDPFRPDQKTPVKNFFLSGSYTKQDYIDSMEGATLSGRRTAAYICGAGEELLALRKKLVIDDSEKALGNVQVLQTS, from the exons atGGCCTCCGTGGCGGCCACCTCCACGCTGGCCCCGGCCCTCGCCGCTCGACGGCGCCGGGAGCGGCCAGGGATggggccgctgccgctgccgctgccgcagcgCCGGGCCGCGGTCGTGCGGTGCTCGCTCGAAAGCAACGTCTCCGACATGGGCGTCAACG CTCCCAAAGGATTGTTCCCACCTGAGCCGGAGCACTACAGGGGGCCCAAGCTCAAGGTGGCCATCATAGGTGCAGGACTCGCAGGCATGTCCACTGCCGTTGAGCTTTTGGACCAGGGACATGAG GTTGATTTGTACGAGTCCCGGCCGTTTATTGGCGGCAAGGTTGGCTCATTTGTCGATAGGCAAGGAAACCATATCGAGATGGGGCTGCACGTGTTCTTCGGGTGTTACAGCAATCTGTTCCGCCTCATGAAGAAG GTTGGTGCTGATAATAACCTGCTGGTGaaggaacacacacacacttttgTAAACAAAGGGGGCGCAGTCGGTG AACTTGATTTTCGGTTCCCGGTGGGAGCTCCATTACATGGTATTCAAGCGTTCCTCCGAACTAACCAACTGAAG GTGTATGATAAAGCAAGAAATGCAGTTGCTCTTGCGCTAAGCCCAGTTGTTCGGGCTTTGGTTGACCCCGATGGTGCATTGCAGCAAGTGCGGGACTTGGATGAT GTAAGTTTCAGTGATTGGTTCATGTCCAAAGGTGGTACTCGGGAGAGCATCACAAGGATGTGGGATCCTGTTGCTTATGCTCTGGGTTTCATCGACTGTGATAATATTAGTGCACGTTGCATGCTTACAATTTTCACTCTGTTTGCCACAAAAACAGAGGCATCTTTGTTACGCATGCTAAAGGGTTCGCCTGATGTTTATTTAAGTGGCCCAATAAAGAAGTACATAACAGACAGGGGTGGTAG GTTTCACTTAAGGTGGGGATGCAGGGAGGTTCTCTATGAGAAATCACCTGATGGAGAGACCTACGTTAAAGGCCTTCTTCTCTCCAAG GCCACAAGCAGAGAGATAATAAAAGCTGATGCATATGTTGCag CTTGCGATGTACCGGGGATCAAAAGACTACTACCGTCAGAATGGAGGGATTGGGAAATGTTTGACAATATCTACAAGTTGGATGGTGTTCCTGTTGTCACTGTTCAGCTTCGCTACAATGGATGGGTTACTGAACTTCAAGATTTAGAAAAATCAAG ACAACTAGAAAAAGCGGTCGGTTTGGATAACCTCCTGTACACTCCAGATGCGGACTTTTCCTGTTTTTCGGACCTTGCACTCTCATCTCCTGCTGATTACTACATTGAAGGACAAGGTTCCCTGATCCA AGCTGTGCTAACTCCTGGTGATCCATACATGCCATTGCCAAATGAGGAGATCATCAGTAAGGTTCAAAAGCAG GTTGTAGAATTGTTCCCATCTGCCCGGGGATTGGAAGTCACATGGTCCAGTGTGGTGAAAATTGGACAATCTTTGTATCGCGAGGCTCCTGGAAATGACCCATTCAGACCTGACCAGAAGACGCCTGTTAAAAACTTCTTCCTGTCTGGATCTTACACGAAACAG GACTACATCGACAGCATGGAAGGAGCAACTCTCTCTGGCAGGCGAACCGCAGCCTACATCTGCGGTGCTGGGGAGGAGCTGCTGGCCCTGCGAAAGAAGCTAGTGATCGACGACAGCGAGAAGGCGTTGGGAAATGTCCAAGTCCTGCAGACAAGTTGA